A part of Carassius carassius chromosome 4, fCarCar2.1, whole genome shotgun sequence genomic DNA contains:
- the LOC132136741 gene encoding ubiquitin carboxyl-terminal hydrolase 2-like isoform X3, with product MPSIRQSYTVTVPEEPPASAFPFIKQDMRRKSPTMSRSMLVSTFVGLLINQAKNSKNAQGLVGLRNLGNTCFMNSILQCLSNTHDLRDYCLRNTHRTDLNNNCRAKAALMEEFAKLTQSLWTSASSEAISPSDFKMQIQKYAPRFVGYNQQDAQEFLRFLLDGLHNEVNRVTVKPRSPMEDFDHLSDDEKGKRMWNKYLESEDSKVVDLFVGQLKSSLTCSECGFCSTVFDPFWDLSLPIAKTSGEVSLMDCLRLFTKEDVLDGNERPTCHRCKTRRKCTKKFIIQKFPKILVLHLKRFSECRVRTNKLSTFVNFPLKELDLREFASDNSVNAVYNLYAVSNHTGTSLGGHYTAYCRNPCIGEWYTYNDSRVSPMSSSQVRSSDAYVLFYESVASSRM from the exons atGCCGAGTATACGACAGTCGTACACGGTCACTGTCCCGGAGGAACCGCCGGCGTCTGCTTTCCCTTTTATCAAGCAGGATATGCGCAGAAAAAGTCCCACGATGTCTCGCTCTATGCTGGTGTCCACATTTGTGGGGCTTCTCATTAACCAGGCTAAG AACTCAAAGAATGCCCAGGGTCTGGTGGGCCTCAGGAATCTAGGAAATACT TGTTTCATGAACTCCATTCTGCAGTGTCTGAGCAACACTCATGACCTGAGGGACTACTGTCTGCGTAACACACATCGCACTGACCTCAACAACAACTGCAGGGCCAAAGCTGCACTGATGGAAG AGTTTGCCAAGCTCACTCAGAGTCTTTGGACATCAGCTAGCAGTGAGGCCATCAGCCCTTCTGACTTCAAAATGCAGATTCAGAAATATGCCCCTCGATTTGTTGGTTACAA TCAGCAGGATGCTCAGGAGTTCTTGCGGTTTCTGCTGGATGGGCTTCATAATGAAGTAAACAGAGTGACAGTGAAACCCAGATCGCCCATGGAGGACTTTGATCACCTCTC GGACGACGAAAAAGGCAAGAGAATGTGGAACAAGTACCTGGAGAGTGAGGACAGCAAAGTAGTTG atCTGTTTGTTGGTCAGCTGAAAAGTTCTCTGACTTGCAGTGAGTGTGGGTTCTGCTCAACTGTGTTTGATCCATTCTGGGATCTGTCCCTGCCTATCGCTAAG ACTTCAGGAGAAGTAAGTTTGATGGATTGCCTCCGACTTTTCACCAAGGAAGATGTACTAGATGGGAATGAGAGACCA ACATGCCACAGATGTAAAACCAGAaggaaatgcacaaaaaaattcaTCATTCAGAAATTTCCGAAAATCTTGGTGCTTC ATCTGAAGCGTTTCTCTGAGTGTCGAGTCCGAACCAACAAACTCTCCACCTTTGTAAACTTCCCCCTCAAAGAGCTGGACCTCAGGGAATTTGCCTCTGATAACAGTG TAAATGCAGTCTATAATCTGTATGCTGTGTCCAATCACACTGGTACATCTTTGGGTGGCCATTACACAGCGTATTGCCGCAATCCCTGCATAGGAGAATGGTACACATACAACGACTCCAG GGTGAGTCCCATGTCATCCAGCCAGGTGCGCAGCAGCGACGCATATGTGCTGTTCTATGAATCTGTGGCCTCTTCACGCATGTGA